The genomic stretch GCCAATGGCGCGATCCGCCGCGCGCTCACGCGTCTTTGCGCCGAGACCGGCCTTCGCTTCGTCTCGCCGCCGCCGGGCCTGTGCTCGGACAATGGCGCCGTGGTGGCCTGGGCCGGGCTCGAGCGCTTTGCGCGCGGCATGACCGATGATCTGACCTTCGCCGCCCGTCCGCGCTGGCCGCTGGACGCCAACGCCGGCGCGCTGCATCACGGCAAGGCGTGAGCGCTCGATGCCTTCGGCGGGGCGGATGAGATGAAGCGGCTCTTGCTGGCCGCGGCGGCGACCTTCTCGGTTCCGCCGCAGCCCGGCGGCCTGCTGTCGCAGGAACCGCTCGCCGTCGGCGTGCGCGTCTTCTACGGACCGCGCCCCGGCTTCGAGGATCTCGATCTGCGTCTCATCGGCGGCGCCAAAAAATCCATCGACATGGCCGCCTATATCCTCACCGATCGCGCGGTGATCTCGGCGCTCGGCGCCGCCGCCATGCGCGGCGTGCGCGTGCGCATCTATATCGATGGCGAGGAGCGCGGCGGCCTCAGCCCGGCCATTGAGGCGATAGCCGCGGCGCGCAACATGCAGATCAAGCGCAAGGGCCGCTCGCGCGATCTGATGCATTTGAAGTCCTATCAGATCGATGGCCGGGCGCTGCGCAGCGGCTCGGCCAATTTTTCGGTCTCGGGCGAAGAATTCCAGGACAATGACCTCATATTGATCGAGAGCCAGGCCGCGGTCGCGCAATTCGAGGAGACTTTCGAGCGGCTATGGGCGCGTTCGGACAATCAGAAGATCGGGATGCGATGAGCAGCGAGGAGAAGATCGCCGTGCTGGGCGCCGGCGCCTGGGGCACTGCGCTCGCCAATGTGGCCGCGACCGGGCGTTCCGGCGTCGTGCTCTGGGGCCATGAGCCCGCCCATATCACCGCTCTCTCGCGCGACCGCGAGAACCGCGCCTATTTACCGGGCCTGCCGCTGGCCGAGGGCGTCGCGCCTTCCGCCGATCTTTCGGCGGTGGCGGGGGCAGGGGTCGTGCTCTCGGTGGTTCCGGCGCAGGCGATGCGCGAGGTGGCGCGGCGCTTTCGCGACATTCTCGCGCCGGGAGCGGCTTTCGTCATCTGCTCCAAGGGCATAGAGCGCGGCACGCGCTGCTTCATGAGCGAGGTGGCGGCGCAGGAATTGCCGCAGGTCGAGATCGCCATTCTCTCCGGCCCGAGCTTCGCCGCCGATGTCTGCCGCGGCCTGCCGACGGCGGTGACGCTCGCCGCGCGCGATGAGGCGCTGGCCAAGCGCCTCAGCGAAACATTGTCGACACGCGCCTTCCGGCTCTATCGCTCCACCGATGTGCTGGGCGTCGAGATCGGCGGCGCGGCGAAGAATGTTCTCGCCATCGCCAGCGGCATGGCGGCGGG from Methylosinus sp. C49 encodes the following:
- a CDS encoding phospholipase D-like domain-containing protein; amino-acid sequence: MKRLLLAAAATFSVPPQPGGLLSQEPLAVGVRVFYGPRPGFEDLDLRLIGGAKKSIDMAAYILTDRAVISALGAAAMRGVRVRIYIDGEERGGLSPAIEAIAAARNMQIKRKGRSRDLMHLKSYQIDGRALRSGSANFSVSGEEFQDNDLILIESQAAVAQFEETFERLWARSDNQKIGMR
- a CDS encoding NAD(P)H-dependent glycerol-3-phosphate dehydrogenase; amino-acid sequence: MSSEEKIAVLGAGAWGTALANVAATGRSGVVLWGHEPAHITALSRDRENRAYLPGLPLAEGVAPSADLSAVAGAGVVLSVVPAQAMREVARRFRDILAPGAAFVICSKGIERGTRCFMSEVAAQELPQVEIAILSGPSFAADVCRGLPTAVTLAARDEALAKRLSETLSTRAFRLYRSTDVLGVEIGGAAKNVLAIASGMAAGRALGASAGAALIARGFAELTRLGRAYGVNQETLMGLSGLGDLVLTCGSAQSRNFALGAALGRGEAPLEAAHGKLAEGAFTASALVAMAKERGVEMPIAEAVDAILSGAIGVDQAIEALLMRPLRAEA